One genomic region from Streptomyces sp. Li-HN-5-11 encodes:
- a CDS encoding DUF3592 domain-containing protein, with protein MPNNTRTTRTRWIRTVAAVVTALLGAGIVVADVAEVVQGAGRISELRAHGRRVPGEAFVEQSCSTGRGGGCSASGVSLSFHDAHGLEQFTEEPRLAQALYVPSGPVEADGSVRTTVVYDPADPQDAQAAGVLHWGALDLLRHRMLPLTIGLVLAVVGPAALAVDGGRPALPRAGHGSNGARVTRRTA; from the coding sequence GTGCCGAACAACACGCGGACGACGAGGACGAGATGGATCCGCACGGTGGCCGCCGTGGTGACGGCGCTGCTCGGTGCGGGCATTGTCGTGGCCGACGTCGCCGAGGTGGTCCAGGGCGCCGGGCGGATCTCCGAGTTGCGCGCGCACGGGCGCCGGGTGCCCGGCGAGGCCTTCGTCGAGCAGTCGTGCTCGACCGGTCGTGGGGGCGGGTGTTCCGCGAGCGGGGTGTCGCTCAGCTTCCACGACGCCCACGGGCTGGAGCAGTTCACCGAGGAGCCCCGCCTCGCGCAAGCGCTCTACGTGCCGAGCGGCCCGGTGGAGGCCGACGGGTCGGTGCGCACCACCGTCGTCTACGATCCCGCCGACCCGCAGGACGCGCAGGCGGCCGGTGTCCTGCACTGGGGCGCCCTGGATCTGCTGCGGCACCGGATGCTGCCCCTCACCATCGGCCTGGTACTCGCCGTCGTCGGCCCGGCCGCGCTCGCCGTCGACGGCGGCCGCCCTGCTCTCCCGCGGGCGGGACACGGCTCGAACGGGGCACGCGTCACCCGCCGCACTGCTTGA
- a CDS encoding nucleoside triphosphate pyrophosphohydrolase: protein MNTTSAPASGAEAAPGRIVLLTTSHRIAPGLLSWPAWQALHAADQVLCADGAHPQLPYLREAGIAVQEASPDAEELVGACAGGRTVVVVATGEGEPALTDGLARLAGSGRVAMPELELLPASYDLPGARLLDLVQVMDRIRAECPWSSRQTHKGLAKYGIEEAYELVEAIEDGDRTELREELGDVLLQVVFHARIAEEDPDEPFSIDDVAGGIVAKLIHRHPHVFGDETATTPEEVKEHWLRTKAEEKRRTSITEGIPLGQPGLALAAKLASRVRTAGLEVSLPQEQRQQQAGIGYALLSLAVHAESEGVDPEAALRAAARAYRDAIRKAEEA from the coding sequence GTGAACACCACCAGCGCCCCCGCCTCCGGAGCGGAAGCCGCCCCCGGCCGCATCGTCCTGCTCACCACCAGCCACCGGATCGCACCCGGCCTGCTGTCCTGGCCCGCCTGGCAGGCGCTGCACGCCGCCGACCAGGTGCTGTGCGCGGACGGAGCGCACCCGCAGTTGCCGTATCTGCGCGAGGCGGGCATAGCCGTGCAGGAGGCGTCGCCGGACGCCGAGGAACTGGTCGGCGCCTGCGCCGGCGGCCGCACCGTCGTGGTCGTCGCGACCGGCGAGGGCGAACCCGCCCTGACCGACGGCCTCGCCCGCCTCGCCGGCTCCGGCCGCGTGGCGATGCCCGAGCTGGAACTGCTCCCCGCCTCCTACGACCTGCCGGGTGCCCGCCTGCTCGACCTCGTCCAGGTCATGGACCGCATCCGCGCCGAGTGCCCCTGGTCGTCGCGCCAGACCCACAAGGGCCTGGCCAAGTACGGCATCGAGGAGGCGTACGAGCTGGTCGAGGCGATCGAGGACGGCGACCGGACGGAACTGCGCGAGGAACTGGGCGACGTACTGCTCCAGGTGGTCTTCCACGCCCGTATCGCCGAGGAGGACCCCGACGAGCCCTTCTCCATCGACGACGTGGCCGGCGGCATCGTCGCCAAGCTGATCCACCGCCACCCGCACGTCTTCGGGGACGAGACGGCCACCACCCCCGAGGAGGTCAAGGAGCACTGGCTGCGCACCAAGGCCGAGGAGAAGCGGCGCACCTCCATAACGGAGGGCATCCCCCTCGGCCAGCCCGGCCTGGCCCTCGCCGCCAAACTGGCCTCCCGGGTACGCACGGCCGGCCTGGAGGTGTCGCTCCCGCAGGAGCAGCGACAGCAGCAGGCGGGCATCGGCTACGCCCTGCTGTCCCTGGCCGTCCACGCCGAGTCGGAGGGAGTCGACCCGGAAGCGGCCCTGCGCGCAGCGGCCCGTGCCTACCGGGACGCGATCAGGAAGGCGGAGGAGGCGTGA
- a CDS encoding glycoside hydrolase domain-containing protein, protein MAEHRQSKKRRYMTWAVAGAAVVAGAGIAAQTSMAATTWPAQKTFTGRAFDTCTAPSASAMKAWHTGYYGAAAVYVGGKNRGCAQPNLTASWVKSVSSLGWKLIPIYVGAQPPCQTSANPEKLTAANAASLGASDAADAVAKASALGMKAGSALYLDMEPYDITNKSCNDAVLTYVRAFDKGLRAKVYRAGFYGFTSSSAKAIATATNKTDLPGNLWYALWDKKDTTTADWPWGSTQFTDHSRGHQYMVNSKETHGGVTLTVDRDTWDGPVAITG, encoded by the coding sequence ATGGCCGAGCACCGGCAGTCGAAGAAGCGCAGGTACATGACCTGGGCGGTGGCCGGAGCGGCCGTCGTCGCGGGCGCCGGGATCGCGGCACAGACCTCGATGGCCGCCACCACGTGGCCGGCGCAGAAGACGTTCACCGGCCGCGCCTTCGATACCTGCACCGCCCCCTCGGCGAGCGCCATGAAGGCCTGGCACACCGGCTACTACGGCGCCGCCGCCGTCTACGTCGGCGGCAAGAACCGCGGCTGCGCCCAGCCCAACCTCACCGCCTCGTGGGTGAAGTCGGTCAGCTCCCTCGGCTGGAAGCTGATCCCGATCTACGTCGGCGCCCAGCCGCCCTGCCAGACCAGCGCCAACCCCGAGAAGCTCACGGCCGCCAACGCCGCCTCCCTCGGCGCGAGCGACGCGGCCGACGCGGTGGCGAAGGCGTCCGCGCTCGGCATGAAGGCCGGCAGCGCCCTCTACCTCGACATGGAGCCGTACGACATCACCAACAAGTCGTGCAACGACGCCGTGCTGACGTACGTCCGCGCCTTCGACAAGGGCCTGCGCGCCAAGGTCTACCGCGCCGGCTTCTACGGCTTCACCAGCTCCAGCGCCAAGGCCATCGCCACCGCGACGAACAAGACCGACCTGCCGGGCAACCTCTGGTACGCGCTGTGGGACAAGAAGGACACCACCACCGCGGACTGGCCGTGGGGCTCCACCCAGTTCACCGACCACAGCCGCGGCCACCAGTACATGGTCAACAGCAAGGAGACGCACGGCGGCGTCACCCTCACCGTCGACCGCGACACCTGGGACGGCCCGGTCGCCATCACGGGCTGA
- a CDS encoding HNH endonuclease family protein encodes MRRVLTAPAVLVGAGVLMTGCGGVNLPSTDAPSGSAVPTAANGRAVNPLDNPDGTKPGLAAITSASDQAKARALIGKIATKGRGPKTGYARDKFGYAWTDAAPGGIPYAHNGCDTRDDLLKRDGEGVRFRKGSDCVVTSMTLHDPYTGKTIDWTKSHATTVQIDHVMPLSYDWQMGASRWTKDKREDIANDPLNLIPVDGPANGAKSDSGPATWLPPNKQIRCAYSVRFAQVSLKYDLPVTSADKAMMLKQCGG; translated from the coding sequence ATGCGGCGCGTCCTGACGGCACCTGCCGTGCTGGTCGGCGCCGGAGTGCTGATGACCGGCTGCGGGGGCGTCAACCTTCCCTCCACCGACGCGCCGTCGGGCTCCGCCGTCCCGACCGCGGCGAACGGCCGCGCGGTGAACCCCTTGGACAACCCCGATGGCACCAAGCCGGGCCTCGCGGCGATCACCTCCGCCTCGGACCAGGCGAAGGCGCGGGCGCTGATCGGGAAGATCGCGACGAAGGGCCGCGGCCCCAAGACGGGATACGCGCGGGACAAGTTCGGCTACGCCTGGACGGACGCGGCCCCCGGCGGCATACCGTACGCGCACAACGGGTGCGACACGCGCGACGACCTCCTCAAGCGCGACGGAGAGGGCGTCCGCTTCCGCAAGGGGTCGGACTGCGTCGTCACGTCGATGACGCTGCACGACCCGTACACGGGAAAGACCATCGACTGGACCAAGTCCCATGCGACGACGGTCCAGATAGACCACGTCATGCCGCTGTCGTACGACTGGCAGATGGGCGCCTCGCGCTGGACGAAGGACAAGCGCGAGGACATAGCGAACGACCCGCTCAACCTCATCCCCGTCGACGGTCCGGCCAACGGCGCCAAGAGCGACTCCGGCCCGGCGACCTGGCTGCCCCCCAACAAGCAGATCCGCTGCGCCTACTCGGTGCGCTTCGCCCAGGTGTCGCTGAAGTACGACCTTCCCGTCACGTCCGCCGACAAGGCGATGATGCTCAAGCAGTGCGGCGGGTGA
- a CDS encoding SurA N-terminal domain-containing protein, which yields MHRRRRHALVLSAALAAAAPLLTACGSDARPGAAAVVGGQRITVAQLQSRVNEVREAQRSAIADDAQYQQAIARTGTLARDTLHQMVLDRVLDRAAQDAGVTVTRREVQQMRSGLEQQAGGSKGLETAWLQQYGVPPQRLDDDLRLQLEAQKLAAALHTETSQPAFWKALSAASGELHIDLNPRYGAWDVQKGGVDARTPWLREVSKPGSQQPA from the coding sequence TTGCACCGCCGTCGTCGCCACGCGCTCGTCCTGTCCGCCGCGCTCGCCGCGGCGGCCCCCCTCCTCACCGCCTGCGGAAGTGACGCGCGCCCCGGCGCGGCGGCCGTCGTCGGCGGACAGCGGATCACCGTCGCGCAGCTGCAGAGCAGGGTGAACGAGGTGCGCGAGGCGCAGCGGTCCGCCATCGCCGACGACGCGCAGTACCAGCAGGCCATCGCCAGGACCGGCACCCTCGCCCGCGACACCCTGCACCAGATGGTCCTCGACCGGGTGCTGGACCGCGCCGCCCAGGACGCGGGCGTCACCGTCACCCGCCGGGAGGTCCAGCAGATGCGCTCCGGTCTCGAGCAGCAGGCGGGCGGCAGCAAGGGCCTCGAAACCGCCTGGCTGCAGCAGTACGGCGTGCCGCCGCAGCGCCTCGACGACGACCTCCGCCTCCAGCTGGAGGCGCAGAAGCTCGCCGCCGCGCTGCACACCGAGACCAGCCAGCCGGCCTTCTGGAAGGCCCTGTCCGCCGCCTCCGGCGAACTCCACATCGACCTCAACCCGCGCTACGGCGCCTGGGACGTCCAGAAGGGCGGAGTCGACGCGAGGACGCCGTGGCTGCGGGAGGTCTCGAAGCCGGGATCACAGCAGCCGGCGTGA